A single genomic interval of Rhodothermales bacterium harbors:
- a CDS encoding nuclear transport factor 2 family protein: protein MMGLRSATCQSAADLTQQVRAAEIAFAQTMADRDFDSFVSHIAHDAVFVSGEGALRGVAAIGTGWNRFFDGDIAPFSWKPDLVEVLDSGTLALSSGPVLAPEGQRIGTFNSIWRRGDDGWKVVFDKGCPPCDCE, encoded by the coding sequence ATGATGGGTTTGAGATCTGCAACATGCCAGTCCGCCGCCGATCTCACCCAGCAGGTCCGAGCGGCCGAGATCGCCTTCGCGCAGACAATGGCGGATCGCGATTTTGACTCGTTCGTATCGCACATTGCACACGACGCGGTGTTTGTCAGCGGTGAGGGCGCCTTGCGCGGAGTCGCGGCCATAGGAACCGGCTGGAATCGTTTCTTCGATGGCGACATCGCCCCCTTCTCCTGGAAGCCCGACCTTGTGGAGGTACTTGATTCGGGCACACTTGCCCTCAGCAGTGGTCCGGTCCTCGCCCCCGAGGGACAACGCATCGGGACATTCAACTCAATCTGGCGGCGAGGTGATGACGGCTGGAAAGTCGTGTTCGACAAGGGGTGCCCGCCGTGCGACTGTGAGTAA